Proteins encoded in a region of the Tripterygium wilfordii isolate XIE 37 chromosome 21, ASM1340144v1, whole genome shotgun sequence genome:
- the LOC119989250 gene encoding ACT domain-containing protein ACR9: MGISWDDVVLIQQGKRPGEPSVVTVNCPDKPGLGCDLCRIILDFGLCITRGDFSTDGRWCYIVLWVVANSNSHEVDWESLKNQLFSVCPSCLVSFYLNQHSESSLRNSIYLLKFICLDRTGLLHDVTEVLTELEFTIQRVKVMTTPDGQVVDLFFITDAMELLHTKKRQDDTCNYLFDALGEYCTGCELKLAGPEYESLQGFSSLPPALAEELFGCVIQDEKSCVEEPIPDTKLKEATITVDNLMSPSHTLLQIQCPDQKGLFYDVLRTSKDCNIQIAYGRFFTSEKGVRNMDLFIQQADGKKIVDPKHQVALCSRLKEEMLHPLRVIISNRGPDAELLVANPVELCGKGRPRVFYDITLVLKALGIRIFSAEIGRHSTSDRQWEIYRFLLDENCELQLASSKARRQIIDRVKRTLLSW, translated from the exons ATGGGCATTTCCTGGGACGACGTCGTTTTAATCCAGCAAGGCAAGCGCCCCGGCGAGCCCAGCGTGGTCACGGTCAATTGCCCCGACAAACCGGGGCTCGGTTGCGATCTATGTAGGATCATTCTCGACTTTGGGCTATGTATTACTCGAGGAG ATTTTTCTACCGATGGAAGATGGTGTTACATAGTATTATGGGTTGTTGCGAATTCAAATTCGCATGAAGTTGATTGGGAAAGCTTGAAAAATCAACTCTTCTCAGTGTGCCCTTCGTGTTTGGTCTCATTTTACTTAAATCAACATTCTGAAAGTTCGTTGCGTAATTCTATCTATTTGTTGAAGTTTATTTGCCTTGACAGAACAGGATTGCTTCATG ATGTTACAGAAGTCCTTACCGAGCTCGAATTTACCATTCAGAGGGTAAAAGTGATGACAACTCCAGATGGCCAAGTTGTGGACCTGTTTTTCATTACAGATGCCAT GGAGCTTTTACACACAAAGAAGAGGCAAGATGACACGTGTAATTATTTGTTTGATGCTCTTGGGGAGTACTGCACTGGATGTGAACTTAAATTGGCAGGGCCTGAATATGAAAGTTTGCAAGGGTTCTCCTCACTTCCACCAGCACTTGCAGAAGAGTTATTTGGATGTGTGATTCAAGACGAGAAATCCTGTGTAGAAGAACCTATCCCAGATACAAAGTTGAAGGAGGCCACAATCACAGTTGATAACCTTATGAGTCCATCCCACACTTTGCTTCAAATACAATGTCCTGACCAAAAAGGCCTCTTCTATGATGTTTTAAGAACTTCGAAGGATTGCAATATTCAG ATCGCTTATGGTAGATTCTTTACAAGTGAGAAAGGCGTCCGGAATATGGATCTTTTTATTCAGCAAGCTGATGGAAAAAAGATTGTAGATCCCAAGCATCAGGTTGCTCTGTGTTCCCGGCTAAAAGAGGAAATGCTTCACCCATTGCGTGTCATTATCTCGAATCGAGGACCAGATGCTGAACTCTTGGTTGCTAATCCTGTTGAATTATGTGGGAAGGGAAGACCGCGGGTATTTTATGATATAACTTTGGTTTTAAAAGCTTTGGGAATCCGCATCTTCTCG GCTGAAATTGGAAGGCACTCTACTTCAGATAGACAGTGGGAGATATATAGATTTCTGTTGGATGAAAATTGTGAACTCCAACTGGCAAGCAGTAAAGCTAGACGTCAGATCATTGATAGAGTTAAAAGAACATTGTTGAGCTGGTGA
- the LOC119989251 gene encoding enoyl-CoA delta isomerase 1, peroxisomal-like produces MCTLQKRGSIYFLTLTGSGEHRLNPTLIDSIQSALRRIKSEPTSPSSVLITTAEGKFFSNGYDIAWAGNSQSRMNLMDSKLRSLVSDLLSLPMPTIAAISGHASAAGLMFVLSHDYRLMRKDRGFLYMSELDINMVIPAWFVALIKCKIGDAATRREMIMKATKLTAEMALKGGIVDLVHDNVEETVKAAIGLGEELVGRKWDGHIYAQNRLVDVGEVLDKLETEETVEGQNGKDTKSRL; encoded by the coding sequence ATGTGCACTCTACAGAAGCGCGGCAGCATCTACTTCCTGACCTTAACAGGTTCAGGCGAGCATCGCCTGAACCCAACACTCATCGATTCCATCCAATCAGCTCTCCGCCGCATCAAATCTGAGCCTACCTCCCCTTCCTCCGTCCTAATCACCACCGCTGAGGGAAAATTCTTCTCCAACGGCTATGACATCGCCTGGGCCGGCAACTCACAGTCCCGCATGAACTTAATGGACTCCAAACTCCGCTCTCTCGTCTCCGATCTACTCTCCCTCCCTATGCCTACCATCGCTGCCATCTCCGGCCACGCTTCCGCTGCCGGATTGATGTTCGTCTTGAGTCACGATTATCGATTGATGAGGAAAGACCGCGGGTTTCTTTATATGAGTGAGCTCGATATAAATATGGTGATTCCCGCTTGGTTCGTGGCTTTGATCAAGTGTAAAATAGGGGATGCAGCGACGAGGAGGGAGATGATTATGAAGGCGACGAAATTGACGGCGGAGATGGCGCTGAAGGGCGGAATTGTGGACTTGGTGCACGATAACGTGGAGGAGACTGTTAAGGCGGCTATTGGGCTTGGGGAGGAGTTGGTGGGGCGGAAATGGGACGGACACATCTACGCTCAGAATAGGCTGGTGGACGTCGGAGAGGTACTGGACAAACTTGAGACTGAAGAGACTGTAGAGGGGCAAAATGGGAAAGACACAAAATCCAgactttga